The following DNA comes from Curtobacterium sp. 9128.
CCGGGACCATCGCCGCGATCGCCCCGGTCGAGCAGGCCTCGGCGGCGAGCTACCCGAGCTGGAACGACGTGCAGGCGGCCAAGGCGTCGCAGGCCGCACAGCAGGAGAAGGTCACCGAGATCAAGGGCCTGATCTCGAACCTCAAGGCCGACGCCGCGGCGAAGCAGAAGTCGGCGGACGCTGCCGGGACGGCGTACCAGACGGCGCAGACGAAGTACGACGAGGCCACGCTCCAGCAGCAGAAGCTGCAGACCCAGGCGGACGAGGCCGAGAAGACCGCGGCCCAGTCGGAGCAGCAGGCGGGTCAGCTCGCGGCACAGCTCGGTCGGGCCAGCGCGAACGACGTCACGACGGACCTCCTGACGCACCCGACCGACTCGAAGGACTACCTCTACGAGCTCGGCGCCATGTCGAAGCTCAGCGAGCAGGCCGACGGCATCTACTCCCAGGCAACGCAGGACCGGGGGACCGCACAGGCCCTCGCGGACAAGTCGGACGTCGCGAAGAAGGCGCTCGGTGACCTCGCCGACGCCGCGCAGCAGAAGATGCAGGCCGCACAGTCCGCAGCGGATGCGGCCGAGAAGGCCGTGGACGCGCAGAACAGCAACCAGGCGCGGCTCGAGGCGCAGCTCACCCTGCTGACCTCGAACGCGTCCGACGTCGAGGCGAAGTACAACAAGGGCGTCGCCGCCGAGAAGGCCCGTCAGGCGGCACTGGCGAAGGCTCGCGCGGAGGCCGCGGCGAAGGCGGCTGCCCAGGCGCCTGCGGCGAGCGGTGGGACCGGCGGCGGCGCAGCGAACGCGTCCGGCTGGGTCCGCCCGAGCGCCGGGTACCAGACGAGCCCGTACGGCTACCGCATCGACCCGTACACCGGAGCGCACGCGCTGCACGCCGGCGTCGACCTGGCCCCCGCCTGCTACTCCCCGATCTACGCGGCCCACGACGGCACCGTGACCTTCGCGGGCAACGGCGGCGGCTACGGCAACGAGGTCGTGCTCGACAACGGCGGCGGCATCTCCACCGCCTACGGGCACATCGTCAACGGCGGGATCATGGTCGCGAGCGGCCAGCACGTCTCCGCCGGGCAGCAGATCGCCCAGGTCGGTTCGACCGGCTGGTCGACCGGGTGCCACCTCCACTTCGAGACCCGGGTGAACGGCGCCGCCGTCGACCCGGTCCCCTTCATGGCAGCGCGGGGGATCTCGGTATGACCGTGTGCGCGCCCGAGAGGCCCTGACACCACATGAAGAAGCCTGCACGTTCCCTCGCCTGCGGGATCGCGACCGTCTCGTTGCTCGGCATCGGGCTCTCGGTCACGATCGCCGGACCGGCCGAGGCGGCACCCAAGGCCCCGTCGTGGGCGGACGTGCAGGCGGCGAAGGCCGACCAGGCCGAGACGCAGCAGACGGTCGACGAGCTCGCCTCGCGCCTGTCCTCGCTGCAGGACTCGGCGGACCAGGCCGGGATCGTGGTGCAGCAGGCGGGCCAGACGTACGCGCTCGCGGCGTCGGAGCAGCAGGAGGCGCAGTCGACGCTCGACGACCTCAGCGCGCAGGCCAAGCGGGCGAAGACGAAGGCGGACGACTCCGCGTCGCAGGTCGCAGCACTCGTGGTCGAGCTCTCGCGCACCGGCGGCGGTGACCTGTCCACGAGCATGCTCGTCGACTCCTCGGACGCGAAGGACCTGCTCTACCAGGTCGGCACGATGTCGCACCTGTCCGAGCGCTCGGCGACGGTGCTGGCGCAGGCGAAGGCCGACCAGCGGACGGTCGACTCCCTCGCCGCGCAGAAGTCCCAGGCGACGAAGGCGCTCGCGAAGGCGACCGACGCCACGAAGTCCGCGCTCGACGCGGCCAACGACACGGCGGCGTCCGCGAACGCGAAGCTCGACGAGGCGCAGAGCCAGCAGAACGAGGTGCTCGAGCAGCTCGCGTTCCTCAAGGGCACGACCGTCGCGACCGAGAGCGCGTACTACACCGAGCAGCGCGCGAAGCAGGCCGAGGCGCAGCTGGCGTCGCAGACCACGACCACCACGTCGAAGAGCGCCGCGAAGCCGAGCTCGAACACCGGATCGAACACCGGCACGAACCCCGGCGCGACGAACCCCGGCACCTCGAACCCCGTGACGCCGAGCCGCCCGTCGAACCCCGCGCCGTCGCAGCCGAACAACCCCGCGCCGTCGAAGCCGAGCAACCCGGCACCGAGCAACCCGGCGCCCAGCAACCCCGCCCCGAGCAACCCCGCACCGTCGCCGTCGAAGGCCGCCGGCGCGATCGCCTACGCCCGCGGACAGCTCGGCAAGCCGTACGTCCTCGGCGGCGCCGGCCCCAACACGTGGGACTGCTCCGGCCTGGTGATGATGGCCTACAACTCCCAGGGCATCACCACGGGCGGCCACAACGTGGTCTGGCAGTACAACCACTTCGCGTCGATCGGTCGCCTCGTGCCGCTCTCGCAGCGGCAGCCGGGCGACATCCTCTTCTACTCGTCGAACGGCACCGCGTCCGGTGGGTACCACGACTCGATCTACACCGGCGG
Coding sequences within:
- a CDS encoding M23 family metallopeptidase is translated as MSTSPSQSLSYRRRLIAAAVAVVLTAGTIAAIAPVEQASAASYPSWNDVQAAKASQAAQQEKVTEIKGLISNLKADAAAKQKSADAAGTAYQTAQTKYDEATLQQQKLQTQADEAEKTAAQSEQQAGQLAAQLGRASANDVTTDLLTHPTDSKDYLYELGAMSKLSEQADGIYSQATQDRGTAQALADKSDVAKKALGDLADAAQQKMQAAQSAADAAEKAVDAQNSNQARLEAQLTLLTSNASDVEAKYNKGVAAEKARQAALAKARAEAAAKAAAQAPAASGGTGGGAANASGWVRPSAGYQTSPYGYRIDPYTGAHALHAGVDLAPACYSPIYAAHDGTVTFAGNGGGYGNEVVLDNGGGISTAYGHIVNGGIMVASGQHVSAGQQIAQVGSTGWSTGCHLHFETRVNGAAVDPVPFMAARGISV
- a CDS encoding C40 family peptidase, translating into MKKPARSLACGIATVSLLGIGLSVTIAGPAEAAPKAPSWADVQAAKADQAETQQTVDELASRLSSLQDSADQAGIVVQQAGQTYALAASEQQEAQSTLDDLSAQAKRAKTKADDSASQVAALVVELSRTGGGDLSTSMLVDSSDAKDLLYQVGTMSHLSERSATVLAQAKADQRTVDSLAAQKSQATKALAKATDATKSALDAANDTAASANAKLDEAQSQQNEVLEQLAFLKGTTVATESAYYTEQRAKQAEAQLASQTTTTTSKSAAKPSSNTGSNTGTNPGATNPGTSNPVTPSRPSNPAPSQPNNPAPSKPSNPAPSNPAPSNPAPSNPAPSPSKAAGAIAYARGQLGKPYVLGGAGPNTWDCSGLVMMAYNSQGITTGGHNVVWQYNHFASIGRLVPLSQRQPGDILFYSSNGTASGGYHDSIYTGGGMMVEAARPGVGVVERAIWTPSQLLPYVARPSGSL